GAATACAATTAAAGCTTGATTTAAAAAATGGCGGGTTAAAACAATGAAAACATCTGCGCAGTTCGCTCGCGCAATAAAACAAGATCAGGGAAACGCAAGGTCATTGATAAATTATTACCATCCCTCCCAGCCGAACGGACTTCAAATTCAGAGAGGATTCCAGCGCATCCAGCGCCAGCAAGGGATCTTCAATCGAAAACACGCTGTTGACTTTCAACTCCGCAAGCGATGCGTCTAAAATTTGAATGCGTCCTGAATAAAATCGATTCAGTTCGTCTATCACCTCTCCTAAAGGTTTATTTTCAAATATGAGCTTGCCGCGTCGCCATGCATTCGATTCTTCGAGGAGAACGTCCGGTTGAGCTTCCAGACCCTTGCGTGGTCCAAAAACCACTTGCTGGGCTGGTTTCAAAATATTTCGTTCGACGGTTCCCTTTTTTGGGTTCGGATAGGCCACTTCCACCGTATTTTCCAAAACGGTGACGGTCGCATTGCCCTCATTCAATCTCACGATGAAAGCCGTTCCCAGAGCCGTCGCCGTTCCGCCAGCCGCTTCCACTCGAAAAGGACGTGATGCGTCATGCGCCACCTGGAACTCGGCCTCTCCCTTTAACAAATGAATGGTTCGATCGCTATCGTCAAAATCCACATCGACCGCCGATGCGGTGTTTAGATGGACGAGAGAACCATCGGGAAGGGTCAGGCTTTTCATCTCACCGGTCGCTGTAACGGCGTCTGCCGTCAATTCCAGCATCAGTGAGCCGCCGCTAAGCATGAAGAAAAATGCCAGCGACGCCGTCAAGACAGCGGAACCCATCCATAATTTTTTCCCGGAGTTTGCGCGGGCCGACGGCAAGGTCGAAGCATTGAGAGGAGAAGATTCGGCGTCGCAGGCCTGATCTTCTACCGGCGTAGCGGTCACGGCTACAGGCAATTGATCCAGATCGCTCCATACAGATGAAACTTGTTTCCAGGCTTTGGCATGTATCGGGTCTTTCCGAAGCCAACGCTCGAAGGCGTCTTGTTCTTCTGCATTTAATACTCGCGAGTCCTGACGCACCAGCCAGGCCGTCGCTATATCCAGCGTTTCTTTGGGGATCATTGCATTATCACTGTTTCCGGACACGCGACCTCTTCTTTCCACGTCCCAATTAAGAACCCACACAACGTCTGTTCCTATGATATAGGACGGTCGACTTTCATTCCAGAGGAAGTAGCGAACAACAGAGAAACAGGGTCACTTCGCATCATTCATCCGTTGCAGGCAATGACGCAGCGCCTTGCGTAAATGTTTTTCAACCATATTACGGCTGATTCCCAGACGCTCGGCGATTTCAGCCTGACTCATCAATTCAAATTTTCGCATCACAAAAACCTGACGGCATTTTGCAGGCAGTTCGTCGACAGCCTGCTGAAACAGAACCAGCCGCTCACGGTGGATCAGCTCCGAATCGGCTGAAACCTGGGCGTCGGGAATGGCTTCAGAAACCTCCCCCTGCACCATGTGGCGCGAAACCAACTGCTCCCGGCGC
This window of the Candidatus Nitrohelix vancouverensis genome carries:
- a CDS encoding FecR family protein, encoding MSGNSDNAMIPKETLDIATAWLVRQDSRVLNAEEQDAFERWLRKDPIHAKAWKQVSSVWSDLDQLPVAVTATPVEDQACDAESSPLNASTLPSARANSGKKLWMGSAVLTASLAFFFMLSGGSLMLELTADAVTATGEMKSLTLPDGSLVHLNTASAVDVDFDDSDRTIHLLKGEAEFQVAHDASRPFRVEAAGGTATALGTAFIVRLNEGNATVTVLENTVEVAYPNPKKGTVERNILKPAQQVVFGPRKGLEAQPDVLLEESNAWRRGKLIFENKPLGEVIDELNRFYSGRIQILDASLAELKVNSVFSIEDPLLALDALESSLNLKSVRLGGMVIIYQ
- a CDS encoding sigma-70 family RNA polymerase sigma factor, which gives rise to MASTFEAYYDELKAYLIQKIGCPSVAEDILHDTWLRAVGRSSQSPVEYPRAFLYKVAKNLLIDRKRREQLVSRHMVQGEVSEAIPDAQVSADSELIHRERLVLFQQAVDELPAKCRQVFVMRKFELMSQAEIAERLGISRNMVEKHLRKALRHCLQRMNDAK